A window of Dehalococcoidia bacterium genomic DNA:
AACCCCGCGACCGGTGTGCCGGCGATGACCGTCAGCGGCGTCGTCAGGTAGCCATAGGTCAGAAACTCGGCCATCGCCGCCGGGTCCGTGTCGATCTCTCTGGGGGTGAAGGCGACGCCGTGCTCGCGCAGGTAGCGTTCCACGGGGGCGCAGGCGGCGCAGTGGCGTTGGCGGTAGAGCAGTACGGCCGTCATCGGAACCTCTGCAATCGCTCAGGCGAGCACGCGCCCGAGGCTGAACCAGACGTACAGGAGATAGACCCCGGCGGCGACCAGCAGCGCCGCCCCGGTCTGCTCCACGTACGGCAGGGCGTGTCGCAGCCGGTTGGTGACGGCGCCTTGCGCAAGCGCCGCACCCACACTGACGACCATGAGCACCAGCCCCATGCCAAGCGCATAGTTGAGGAACTGGACGAGCGCATTGATGAAGCTGTGAGCGCTGACGGCAGTACCCACGACGATGATGAAGACGGGCAGCGTGCAGCCCAGCGAGGCGACCGCGTAGGCGATGCCGAAGCGGAACACGCCGCGCGGGCTGCGGGATCGTGTCAGCCGCACCCGTTCGGCCAGGCCGAGCGACACCCGCCGCCGGGTCAGCAACAGGCTCACCCCCAGGACAATGAGCAACGCGCCGATGACGAGGCTGGCGTAGGGGAAGAGCCGCACGAGCGCATGGCCGTCGAGCGAGATCACCAGGCCGAGCGGACCGAAGACGGCAAGGAAGCCGATGGTTGCGATCAGGCCCAGCTGCACCGCCCGCAGGCTGCGGGCCGCAGCCGTCGTGCGCTGTGCGGCGTCCTCGGTGCTGACGTAGTAGGTCGCGTAGGCCGGCAGCATCAGAAAGCCGCAGGGGTTGACCGAGGCGAGCATGCCGGCGCCAAAGGCGTAGGCCAGCGGCAATCCGACGAGCCAGCCGCTGACGGCGCTTTGATAGGCCGCGGGGTCGAGCGGGTTCACCGCGGCACCCCGGCCGCCGCGAGCGTCTCTTTGAGCTGGCTCAGCGAACGTGAGCCGATCGTGCGCGAGACCTCCTTGCCGCCGGCGATGACGATCGTCGTGTCGAGGCTGTTCACGTGGTAGGCCGAGGATACCTGGCTGCCCTGGTCGAGCGCCCAGAGATTGGCGGGGCTGAACGCCGCTTTCCAGAAGTGTTCCAGGCCGATCAGGTTGTCGCCGAGGTCAATATCCAGGATGACGAAGTTGACCTGCTGCCCCATCTCGCCCTGGAGCTGGGCGATCGCGCGGGCCTCGGGCACGCAGCTCACGCACCAGGAGGCCATGAAGAACACCACGGTCGGCTTCTCGGTGTGCTGCGAGAGCACGAAGCGCTGCCCGCCCACAAACGGCGCCGCGGACACGGCGAAGTCGGGCACGCTCAGCGCCGGGCCGCTCGCACGTCCTGGCGGCGAGCCGGCTGCTGCGCTTACCGCATGGCTGGAGCGCCCGCCCCGGTTGGTGGCGTAGCCCAGGACCAGCACGCCGAGCACCACCAGGATTCCCACGGCGGTGAGGCCGAGAGTGAGCCTGCGCCGTGACGCGCGGATAGTTGGAGGTCGATGGGAGATGGACGACATGGCCTGCTCCAGCGGGATGCAACCGCGGTGCCGCGCGTGAACCGGCTACTCGGCGCAGCAAGAGAGCCGCGCGGGGTCTTTGTAGCGCGAGATGGCGACGATCTTGAGCGCCTCGGCCATCGTCGGGTAGACATGCACGAGGTCGATGAAGTCGTCGAGCGAAGCGTGGAAGCGCAGGGCCATCGCCGCTTCGTGGATAACCTCGCCGGCAGCGACGCCGACCATCGAGACGCCTAAAACCTCGTAGGTGTCGGCGTCGGCGACCATCTTGATCAGGCCGCGCGTGTCGCGGATGGCGCCGGCGCGGGGGACAAGCTCCATGGGTACCGTGTTGCACCAGCAGGGATGGCCGGCCGCGATCGCCTGCGCCTCGGTCAGGCCGACGCTGGCGATCGGCGGGTCGGTGAAGATCGCGCGGGGGATCACGCGGTGATCGACGCGCCGGCGTTGACCAGCGCCGGCGAAGGCGTTGTGCGCGGCGATGCCGCCGTCGTGGGCGCCGACCGGCGTCGCCATCTGACTGCCGGTCTCCCGGCCGACCACGTCGCCGGCAGCGAAGATCTGCGGCACGCTCGTTTGCAGGTACTCGTCGACGCGGACGGCGCCGTGCTCGTCGAGGGCAACCCCCGCCTGCTCCAGGCCGATGTTGTCGGTATTCGGTTGCCGGCCGGCGGCGAGCAAGAGGCGCTCGGCGTGCAGCACGCGTTCTCGCCCATAGACCTGGACGTGCACCGAGACGCCGCCCTCCGTTGGCTCGGTCGCCTGGACCCGCGCGTTGGTGAGCACCGTCAGCCCTTCGTCGCGCAGAATGTCGGTGATAGCCGGGCCGACCTCGGGCTCGTAGCCGTGCGCGAGCAGTTGCCTGCTGCGTTCGACGATGGTGACCGCCGTGCCGAAGCGGGCAAACATCTGCCCGAGCTCCAGCGCGATGTAGCCGCCGCCGATGATCACCAGCGATGCGGGCAGCTCGGTGAGTTCCATGCCCTCGTCGCTGGTCAGGAGGTCGCTGGTCAGGAAGGGCGTCTGAGCCAGGCCCGGAATATCCGGGGTGACCGGATGCGAGCCGGTGGCGATCACGAAGCGCTCCCCGCTGAGCACCCGGTCTGCGACGGCCACGGTGCGGTCAGAAATGAAGCGGGCTTCACCGGCGACAATCTCAATGCGTTTCTCGGGGCCGATGATGCTTTCGTACTTCTTGCCCCGGTAGTCGTGGATGATCTGGTCTTTCTGGGCGATCAGGGCGCGAAAGTCGAGGGGCAGGCGCGCGCCGGCGAGGCCCGGGTAGCGTGGATTGGCGGCATCGTACACGAGCCTGGACGCCTCGATCAGGTTCTTCGACGGCAGGCAGCCGCGGTTGACGCAGGTGCCGCCGATCGTGCGCTGCTCGGTCATCACCACGCTCTTGCCCCGCTCGGCCGCGCGCAGCGCCGCGGCGAAGGCGGTCGAGCCGGAGCCAAGGATCACCAGGTCGAAGTGGCTGTGTTGAGTCGCTGTCATCGGGCCACTTCGCTGACGGGCTCTTCGGCTGGCTCCTGCGGCCCGGTCATCGACGGCAAAGCAGCGATCGGCAAGCAGCAGGCAGCGTTGCGGCGTGCGCGGCTCCGAAGGAACAGATACACGCTCACGCTCAGGCCGCCACCCATGAGCAGGATGGCGCCGGCGACGAGCACACCGCCCAGAACTCCCCCGGTCGCCGAGGCGAGCACTGCTCCCAGGGCGATGAAGGCCGGCAGCAGCAGACAAGGGATACAGGCCAAAGCCGGCAACGCCCAAAACCACCAGCCCGTGCTGCGGGTACGGCGCATGCCGGTCTTCCTTCGCCGTGCGTGCTCAGTCGGCTTTGCATCACTCATATCTATTTATGAGTATACGATACGCACAACGGAGCGTCTGTCAAGCGCTCGCTGGCCGGGCCCGCGTGATCGCGCTTACAGCGCGTCCTCGTTACTGAGGCGGAAGCAGCTCGCGACCTCGCCGGCGTGGTCGGCCAGCAGCGCCTGTGCCAGCTTCGTCAGCTCGCGCACGCGCGGGTCGTCGATGCGGTAGTACACGTACTTACCCTCGCGCCGGGTGGTGACGAAGCCGCACCAGCGCAGGCAGCCCAGGTGCGTGGAAACACGCCCCTGCTGCAGTCCGAGGAGCTGCACCAGCTCGCTGACGTTCTTCTCGCCGTCGAGGATCAGCTCCACGATGCGCAGGCGGGTCGGATCGGCCAGCACCTGGAAGAGGCGGCTGGTCAGCTCCGTGCGCAGCATGGGCCCGGCTGGTGTCGTGACGGCCACGGGTGTTTTTCCTCAATTCGCTCAGATCGCGCTCAGCGCCATACCCATCATGGCACACGATTGCACGCGCAGCACGCAGGCCGCGCCGCGAACAGCGGCGCACGCGGGCTCAGACCGGCCAGCCGGCCTGCCTGTAGGCCGCGTCCCAGAACATGAACTCGTAGCGCGAGCTGTGCAGAAAGTGCCGCGCCATGCGGCCGCGCTCCGCCGCGCCGGCCTCTGCGCCCAGCCGGTCCACCAGCGCCCGCAGCCACTCCGCCAGCGCCCCGAACTCCGGCGAGGCGTAGGCCGCGATCCATTCGCCGTACGGCTCGTGGCGCGGTTGCGGCGCGGTACGATCGAGCGCCTGGCCGATCTCCGCGTAGCCCCATTGGCAGGGCAGGAGCGCCGCGGCCAGTTCGCCCAGCGTGCCGGCCTGCGCCGCGTGCAGCAGGTGGCGCGTGTAGGCGTGCGTCGTGGCCGAGGGCTCGGCCGCCTCCAGTTCGGCCTCGCCGATGCCGAACTTCGCCGCGTAGGCGCGGTGCAGCGCCATCTCCGTGTGCAGCGTCTCGTGCAGCAGGCCGGCGAAGCGGCCCATCGTCTCCAGTTCGTGCGACTTGGCCGCGCCCAGCGCCAGCACGCGGCAGAACTCCACCAAAAAGAGGTAGTCCTGCACCATGTAGTAGCGGAATGCCACCAGCGGCAGGCTGCCGTCCGCCATGCCCTGCACGAAGGGATGCGCGTGCACCCGCTGCCAGAGCGGCGCCGCCTGCGCCCGCAGCTCGTCTGAAAAGCGCGAATTGCGCTCACCCTCACTCGCGTCCTCTGCCATCGCCACGCCTCTCCTGCACCGCGCCCGATCGTAGCAGCCGTCACGTGCGCGGGCACGCGCCTCGTGTCGGCAATCTGCCACAATGCGGGCGCTGCACGCAGCCTCAGAAAGGCGTTGCCATGCCAGACGAACAGCCCGTCCTCTACGAAGAGCGCGACACGCTCGCGTTCATCACCCTCAACCGGCCGGAGAAGCTGAACACGCTGAACGAGGCGGTGATCCAGGGCCTTGCCGATGCGATCGACGCCGCGACGGCCTCGCGCGAGGTGCGGGCGATCGTGCTGCGCGGCGCCGGGCGGGCCTTCACCGCCGGCTACGACCTCAACCCGCGCGAGCGCATCCCGCGCCGGCCGCTCTACGACGCGCCCTCGCCGGAGGCACGGCCGGGCGCCTGGGACCCGGTGCGCGACTTGCAGTTCATGGGCCACAACATGCGCCGCTTCATGAAGCTATGGGAGTGTCCCAAGCCGGTGATCGCCCAACTCCACGGCTACGCGCTGGGCGGCGGCACCGACCTGGTGCTTTGCGCCGACCAGATCTTCATGGCGGAAGACGCCTTCATCGGCTACCCGCCCTCGCGCGTCTACGGCACGCCCACGTCGATGCTCTGGGTCTACCGGCTGGGACTGGAGCACGCCAAGCAGTTCTTACTCTCCGGCGACGCAATCGACGCGGCCACGGCCTACCGCATCGGCCTCGTCTCGCGCGTCCTGCCGCTGGAGCGGCTGGCCGAGGAGACGGAGCGCCACGCCCGCCGCTTCCAGCACATTCCCGCCAATCAGCTCGCCTTGAACAAGCTCCTGATCAACCAGGCGTTCGAGAACATGGGCCTGCGCACCACGCAACTGCTCGGCACCTTCTTCGACGGCGTCACCCGCCACACGGAAGAGGCGCTGCGCTGGCGCGAGAGCTTTGGCGAGATCGGCTTCCGCGAGACGATCCGCCGCCGCGACGCGCCCTTCGCCGACTACGGCGAGCGAGGGAACAGGGAATAGGGAATAGAGGGCGTAGGATCGCGCGGCGCGCACGTTTCGCGGCGCGGCCGCAAGCCATGGCCTGGGAACGCTCGCCTCCCGTTCCCTATTTCCTATTTCCTCGTTCCTATCTCCTTCTTCCTCGCTCAGAGCACCGGGAGGAGTGCGCGAATTGTCGCGGCCGCGACGTTGATCGACATGGGCGAGGGTCGCTGGGCGCGGGGTGCGCCGGTGCTCGCCGGTTGGACAGATGCCG
This region includes:
- a CDS encoding glutaredoxin family protein, giving the protein MTAVLLYRQRHCAACAPVERYLREHGVAFTPREIDTDPAAMAEFLTYGYLTTPLTVIAGTPVAGFQPKRLAELLASRAAAAECTP
- a CDS encoding thioredoxin family protein, producing the protein MSSISHRPPTIRASRRRLTLGLTAVGILVVLGVLVLGYATNRGGRSSHAVSAAAGSPPGRASGPALSVPDFAVSAAPFVGGQRFVLSQHTEKPTVVFFMASWCVSCVPEARAIAQLQGEMGQQVNFVILDIDLGDNLIGLEHFWKAAFSPANLWALDQGSQVSSAYHVNSLDTTIVIAGGKEVSRTIGSRSLSQLKETLAAAGVPR
- the tenA gene encoding thiaminase II; protein product: MAEDASEGERNSRFSDELRAQAAPLWQRVHAHPFVQGMADGSLPLVAFRYYMVQDYLFLVEFCRVLALGAAKSHELETMGRFAGLLHETLHTEMALHRAYAAKFGIGEAELEAAEPSATTHAYTRHLLHAAQAGTLGELAAALLPCQWGYAEIGQALDRTAPQPRHEPYGEWIAAYASPEFGALAEWLRALVDRLGAEAGAAERGRMARHFLHSSRYEFMFWDAAYRQAGWPV
- a CDS encoding cytochrome c biogenesis protein CcdA, whose amino-acid sequence is MNPLDPAAYQSAVSGWLVGLPLAYAFGAGMLASVNPCGFLMLPAYATYYVSTEDAAQRTTAAARSLRAVQLGLIATIGFLAVFGPLGLVISLDGHALVRLFPYASLVIGALLIVLGVSLLLTRRRVSLGLAERVRLTRSRSPRGVFRFGIAYAVASLGCTLPVFIIVVGTAVSAHSFINALVQFLNYALGMGLVLMVVSVGAALAQGAVTNRLRHALPYVEQTGAALLVAAGVYLLYVWFSLGRVLA
- the merA gene encoding mercury(II) reductase is translated as MTATQHSHFDLVILGSGSTAFAAALRAAERGKSVVMTEQRTIGGTCVNRGCLPSKNLIEASRLVYDAANPRYPGLAGARLPLDFRALIAQKDQIIHDYRGKKYESIIGPEKRIEIVAGEARFISDRTVAVADRVLSGERFVIATGSHPVTPDIPGLAQTPFLTSDLLTSDEGMELTELPASLVIIGGGYIALELGQMFARFGTAVTIVERSRQLLAHGYEPEVGPAITDILRDEGLTVLTNARVQATEPTEGGVSVHVQVYGRERVLHAERLLLAAGRQPNTDNIGLEQAGVALDEHGAVRVDEYLQTSVPQIFAAGDVVGRETGSQMATPVGAHDGGIAAHNAFAGAGQRRRVDHRVIPRAIFTDPPIASVGLTEAQAIAAGHPCWCNTVPMELVPRAGAIRDTRGLIKMVADADTYEVLGVSMVGVAAGEVIHEAAMALRFHASLDDFIDLVHVYPTMAEALKIVAISRYKDPARLSCCAE
- a CDS encoding metalloregulator ArsR/SmtB family transcription factor: MAVTTPAGPMLRTELTSRLFQVLADPTRLRIVELILDGEKNVSELVQLLGLQQGRVSTHLGCLRWCGFVTTRREGKYVYYRIDDPRVRELTKLAQALLADHAGEVASCFRLSNEDAL
- a CDS encoding crotonase/enoyl-CoA hydratase family protein, which produces MPDEQPVLYEERDTLAFITLNRPEKLNTLNEAVIQGLADAIDAATASREVRAIVLRGAGRAFTAGYDLNPRERIPRRPLYDAPSPEARPGAWDPVRDLQFMGHNMRRFMKLWECPKPVIAQLHGYALGGGTDLVLCADQIFMAEDAFIGYPPSRVYGTPTSMLWVYRLGLEHAKQFLLSGDAIDAATAYRIGLVSRVLPLERLAEETERHARRFQHIPANQLALNKLLINQAFENMGLRTTQLLGTFFDGVTRHTEEALRWRESFGEIGFRETIRRRDAPFADYGERGNRE